One Coregonus clupeaformis isolate EN_2021a chromosome 33, ASM2061545v1, whole genome shotgun sequence DNA window includes the following coding sequences:
- the LOC121549001 gene encoding DNA polymerase zeta catalytic subunit-like isoform X1 — MFAVRIVTADYYLATPLKDLDVCYNEFRESDVKKVPVVRIFGATPAGQKTCLHLHGIFPYLYVPYDGYGQQAERYLRQVAFSIDRALNVSMGNPSSNTQHVFKVALVSGMPFYGYHAKERKFMKIYLYNPQMVKRVCELLQGGAVMNKSYQPHEAHIPYLLQLFIDYNLYGMNLINLGAFKFRRSQQCKEGFPPDRQGFSSRPSTSPLKSPYTSKLSDSTLGGTFVRWEEDAIPCSLVLDVEKQSTCELEADAVAVDILNRLEIENQIGRNPGLQAIWEDEKQRRREKNQSSQMETPQSQDRGFVASTESERIFMKRFKEILKENEFDVTQSGSVDDTAEEQDQSPAELSLHPDVLTPELLQCSPANLVEVHRDSQTDTKRSRGKDQEEAIVDEEAILSLLESSQTFLPLSHKSNHSPILDSSQDHAMVDLLAGLEDDGYRAAPMRQNSQHSLPGGGSAHYNSDDEEEGPELEREEAELSLMMSQRWDSDLAEQSSRRRPGVTDAEESFSDEPQDSSDEEMEWSGNNSLFANLSIPQLDGAADENSDSSVTDKGSRTHSSLTVTDKILGKRNPFPGETVHLEPPSSAKILLDCKHPEHRQALSQDTEDAADKHFLSLSQDSHECSTGFKVNKEIPYIQPVKHPIPCNIANQVEVSQICVDKMDVVRPLYTYEKKKTMALDESDLDVFPFGNGKITQSRKKYSSIKNVEKNRLSILQNHRSFSLCYSELRNCPSKTDLELGQKDCKSPIPRNSITPAPCPIEENELLASQEREMGQGSEEGDMGELKIRYEDYQENKTERTIVAQQEAHYKFFPSVILSNCLTRPAKKVVGNKLTDGCAKLEQAEPRKSRLKLGKRRSAAAAQKAKANAVESLASDSQVGMALTSIMPACPKSTDTDEKPVTVAKSVVEETGPTEPLPESPAPSPALAPTPLPAPVVSPTPAPVPAIPTKASEECRLAPLPELPVKVTCTKASGLPGSKYTLRAKRKMSYDSSEDGEHSGASRVKHPLALRDNYVRFKDNYILSTQELKYQKRRKMSRKEPREPPIIIKYIIINRFKGQKNMLVKMAKVSAEEQRVVLTPDKLETYTKMAPLKTFWPKVPESCAVKFPLSEPKPNKKQPKRKVKVNTTTTKKTVSSPPKPRVRVRQGGERPRRTRGLRKALTLPSLPCPQPCYCELADDHTTEYSDVMVELGYLSERSPSPTDSTPPRCWSPSDPLMEAMSSDGLMNPLNDPCLSSVCQETPPASLGRGVRNRSRAAKPSSPRRRTKSANKLSEEVKKESASRRKSTNGTPRRRKKDLETVDGTSVGSDSTNTTTRTRRPRRKKQAEEPEQPPVRSRDCDSSQLLFPEDELPPTESSSKAIPPVQQPANKTNQIIDGSQGVAGSKSLSQFSQFIEPKSEDYETSIMEVNQSFALELFQTQPGQLQGCAVKAETAVDECTPPQVKSPMVGKSKGAPKAGSPHSGLRNGETLPEDTSGLAVLKKLLQKRQQRGSQCLPTLTVGTDISSSTTTQPPGPTPDPAAAKPSRARRTPSATPRKPRAPRTTTPKERKPRSRKGKANSQPELPVKQEPPMSDDSPVFLSDPGLDSCYSIEDSLSPELPHNYNFDINAIGIGSQAEFSSLYMGSQFVLTDKNLPQKFLSDITQEAVPALQRSLSGPLSPDLFDKPENGESVSNHLSSLDSERLLRSREWGTSLGKLHGLSHFQGFHCERKELLFSAFDPVLPLPLSSASFADNEGSPTGDLLEGNDALASTTASSSPRSVSSISQVKTSSQVLRGTGGGAHILKPLMSPPNRDEILTTLLDLEMSEATFQEPFCSNPSDAPGKPREVGGRKLTVETRLAKELAEFNGDLSLEGLQFWKTAFSAMTRPGSSHTLGAEATRDQAQLSSSSAGDQKVILLPCRSAPSRERVQLWLEARKQYEHLQRGRRDMGALERGRLEQIREEQQTDRTEQPTLFHCPALKDEEGFEKPSDIRTQTERRDNLSLHISPVEGVETQDSPRVKPVSDINTRDPEEEGEYYGKSISPDSPDLPPWQQPSPSGLDGVEGERRGSDLGSPLSPRLCTSPERREEKHFLSPSPLHSMKSQGDRERTSPHLQLHSTPILRRRRCRGESEPVCSTPVTEEAESTSQRLQHRRGEHTDTLRRVLLTTQMKNQFAALNVTKKDNSQIEGPSISNSYGFKVSMQNLQDAKALHEVQHLTLMSMELHARTRRDLEPDPEFDPICALFYCFSSDTPLLDSDKTQLTGAIVVDKDCQESGQGVRGTVPLLVRSGVSGLQVTYAVDEKQLFQEVVTIMRRFDPDILVGYEAQMRSWGYILQRASALSVDLCQQLSRVPGDAKENRFAAERDEYGADTMTEIHIIGRIVINLWRIMKTEVTLNNYSFENVAFHVLHQRFPLYSPRTLSDWFDHNTDLYRWKMVDHYVSRVGGTMQLLQQRDIIGRTSELARVFGIQFYHVLTRGSQYRVESMMLRVAKPMNYIPVTPSMQQRAQQRAAQCIPLVMEPESRFYSNSVVVLDFQSLYPSIVIAYNYCYSTCLGHVESMGTPDGFKFGCTSLRVPLELLYQLRNDITISPNGIAFVKPTVRKGVLPSMLEEILNTRFMVKRSMKTYKQDKALMRLLDARQLGLKLIANVTYGYTGANYSGRMPSVEVADSIVHKARETLERAIKLVNDTKKWGAHVVYGDTDSMFVLLKGATKEQAFKIGNEIAEAVTATNPKPVKLKFEKVYLPCVLQTKKRYVGYMYESLDQKDPVFDAKGIETVRRDGCPAVSKILERSIKLLFETRDISQVKQFVQRQCVKVLEAKASMQDLTFAKEYRGSSSYRPGACVPALELTRRMMVYDRRLEPRVGERVPYVIVYGTPGVPLIQLVRRPLEVLQDPGLRLNATYYITKQILPPLQRIFQLIGVDVLNWYQELPRVQKASCSMVARGEVVGRKGTISQYFTTLHCPVCDELTQLGVCASCRAEPQRVAVTLYQDMRLWESQQDQLLKICRNCSGSAERQVPCVSLDCPVLYKLSRVNRQLTKAPYLRQLLEQF, encoded by the exons TTCCGCCGGAGCCAGCAGTGCAAAG AGGGGTTTCCCCCAGATCGCCAGGGCTTCAGCAGCAGGCCCAGCACCAGCCCCTTAAAGAGCCCCTATACCTCCAAACTGAGTGACAGTACCCTGGGAGGCACGTTTGTCCGCTGGGAGGAGGATGCCATACCCTG TTCTCTGGTTCTGGATGTGGAGAAACAGAGCACGTGTGAGCTGGAAGCGGATGCTGTGGCTGTAGACATCCTCAACCGTCTGGAGATAGAGA atcaGATTGGCAGGAACCCTGGCTTGCAGGCCATCTGGGAGGATGAGAAGCAGAGACGACGAGAGAAGAACCAGTCATCTCAGATGGAGACGCCACAGTCACAGG ATCGTGGGTTTGTCGCCTCGACGGAGAGCGAGAGAATCTTCATGAAGAGATTCAAGGAGATCCTGAAGGAAAATGAGTTTGATGT GACTCAGTCTGGGTCTGTGGATGACACGGCAGAGGAGCAGGATCAATCCCCAGCTGAACTGTCTCTACACCCTGATGTCCTGACACCAGAGCTGCTGCAGTGTTCACCAGCCAACCTGGTAGAGGTGCATAGAGACTCCCAGACAG aCACTAAAAGAAGCCGTGGTAAAGACCAGGAGGAGGCCATTGTGGATGAGGAGGCCATTCTGAGTCTGTTGGAGAGCAGTCAgaccttcctccccctctcccataAATCCAACCACTCACCCATACTAG acaGCAGCCAGGACCATGCCATGGTGGACCTGCTGGCAGGCCTGGAGGATGATGGGTATCGGGCGGCCCCTATGAGGCAGAACTCCCAGCATTCCCTGCCCGGGGGAGGGAGTGCTCACTACAACAGTGACGATGAGGAGGAGGGGCCAGAGctagagagggaggaggcagaACTCAGTCTGATGATGTCACAGAGATGGGACAGCGACCTTGCAGAACAGTCTTCTAGACGGAG ACCTGGTGTGACGGATGCAGAAGAGAGCTTCAGTGACGAGCCCCAGGACTCCTCAGATGAGGAGATGGAATGGAGCGGGAACAACTCTCTCTTTGCCAACCTGTCCATTCCTCAGCTGGATGGTGCTGCGGATGAGAACAGTG ATTCATCGGTAACGGACAAAGGCTCCAGGACCCACTCGTCCCTCACCGTCACCGATAAGATCCTGGGGAAGAGGAACCCCTTTCCTGGGGAGACAGTCCACCTGGAGCCCCCGTCTTCAGCTAAGATCCTCCTAGACTGCAAACACCCGGAGCACCGGCAGGCCCTCTCACAGGACACTGAGGACGCAGCTGATAAGCACTTCCTCTCCCTCAGCCAAGACAGTCATGAGTGCTCCACAGGGTTCAAGGTGAATAAAGAGATACCTTACATCCAGCCGGTCAAACACCCCATCCCCTGCAACATCGCCAACCAGGTCGAGGTCTCTCAGATCTGTGTGGACAAAATGGACGTCGTTCGGCCTCTGTACACCTACGAGAAGAAAAAGACGATGGCTCTGGATGAGTCGGATCTGGACGTCTTTCCGTTCGGCAACGGGAAAATCACCCAGAGCAGGAAGAAGTACAGCAGCATCAAGAATGTGGAGAAGAATCGCCTGTCCATCCTGCAGAACCACAGGAGCTTCTCCCTGTGTTACTCTGAGCTGAGGAACTGCCCCAGCAAGACTGATCTGGAGCTGGGTCAGAAAGACTGTAAAAGCCCCATACCAAGGAACAGTATAACCCCAGCCCCCTGCCCCATAGAAGAGAATGAGCTCCTGGCCTCGCAGGAGCGTGAGATGGGCCAGGGCAGCGAGGAGGGGGACATGGGCGAGCTGAAGATCCGGTACGAGGACTATCAGGAGAACAAGACTGAGAGGACCATAGTAGCCCAGCAGGAGGCGCACTACAAGTTCTTCCCCAGTGTCATTCTCTCCAACTGCCTTACCAGGCCCGCCAAGAAGGTTGTGGGCAACAAGCTGACCGACGGCTGCGCTAAGCTAGAGCAGGCAGAGCCACGCAAGTCCAGGCTAAAGCTGGGCAAGAGGAGGTCTGCTGCAGCAGCCCAGAAAGCTAAGGCGAACGCTGTGGAAAGCCTAGCCTCTGACAGCCAAGTGGGCATGGCCTTAACGTCCATCATGCCTGCCTGTCCTAAGAGCACGGACACTGACGAGAAGCCAGTAACAGTGGCAAAATCAGTCGTAGAGGAAACTGGACCCACAGAACCACTCCCAGAATCGCCTGCCCCTTCCCCTGCCCTGGCCCCTACCCCTCTACCAGCCCCTGTCGTGTCCCCTACACCGGCCCCAGTCCCTGCCATTCCCACTAAGGCATCTGAGGAGTGCAGGTTGGCCCCACTGCCTGAGCTCCCTGTTAAAGTGACCTGCACCAAAGCATCAGGTCTGCCTGGCAGCAAGTACACCCTGAGGGCCAAGCGCAAGATGAGCTACGACAGCAGCGAGGACGGGGAACACTCGGGCGCCTCTCGCGTGAAACACCCTCTGGCCCTCCGAGACAACTATGTCCGCTTCAAAGACAACTATATCCTCAGCACGCAGGAACTCAAGTATCAGAAACGACGGAAGATGTCCAGAAAGGAGCCAAGGGAGCCACCCATCATCATCAAGTACATCATCATCAACCGGTTTAAGGGCCAGAAGAACATGTTGGTGAAGATGGCCAAGGTGAGTGCTGAGGAGCAGCGGGTGGTGCTCACACCAGACAAACTGGAGACGTATACTAAAATGGCCCCCCTCAAGACCTTCTGGCCTAAGGTTCCAGAGTCTTGTGCAGTCAAGTTTCCTCTCAGTGAGCCCAAGCCTAATAAGAAACAGCCCAAACGAAAAGTTAAggtcaacaccaccaccactaagaAAACGGTCAGCAGCCCTCCCAAACCTCGAGTCAGAGTCAGGCAGGGGGGTGAGAGGCCTAGAAGGACTAGAGGCCTTAGAAAAGCCTTGACTCTGCCCTCTCTGCCATGCCCGCAGCCATGTTACTGTGAACTGGCCGATGACCACACCACGGAGTACTCTGATGTGATGGTGGAGTTGGGTTATCTATCTGAGAGATCCCCTAGCCCCACTGATTCAACCCCACCCCGATGTTGGTCCCCCAGTGACCCCCTTATGGAAGCCATGTCCTCTGATGGGTTGATGAACCCATTAAATGATCCCTGTCTCAGTTCTGTGTGTCAGGAAACCCCCCCAGCGTCCTTAGGCCGAGGTGTGCGGAACCGAAGCCGGGCTGCTAAACCTAGCAGCCCAAGAAGACGGACTAAGTCTGCTAATAAGCTTTCGGAGGAAGTCAAAAAGGAGAGCGCATCGAGAAGGAAAAGTACTAATGGGACTCCAAGGAGGAGAAAGAAAGATCTAGAAACAGTTGATGGGACTAGTGTGGGTAGTGACTCTACTAACACCACCACAAGAACACGGAGGCCTCGTAGGAAGAAGCAGGCTGAAGAGCCTGAACAGCCCCCTGTAAGAAGCAGAGACTGTGACAGTTCCCAGCTCCTTTTCCCAGAGGATGAGCTGCCTCCTACTGAATCCTCCTCAAAGGCCATACCACCCGTTCAGCAGCCAGCTAACAAAACCAACCAGATCATTGATGGCTCCCAGGGGGTCGCTGGCTCTAAATCCCTGTCCCAGTTCTCCCAGTTCATTGAACCAAAGTCTGAAGACTATGAGACGTCCATCATGGAGGTGAACCAAAGCTTTGCTCTCGAACTCTTCCAAACGCAGCCAGGCCAACTGCAGGGTTGTGCTGTGAAGGCAGAGACTGCAGTTGATGAGTGCACACCCCCTCAGGTGAAATCCCCCATGGTGGGGAAAAGTAAGGGCGCCCCCAAAGCAGGGTCCCCCCACTCAGGCCTTAGGAACGGGGAGACCCTACCTGAGGATACCTCTGGCCTGGCTGTTCTGAAGAAGCTCCTGCAGAAGAGGCAGCAGAGAGGCAGTCAGTGCCTCCCAACCCTGACAGTAGGCACAGATATCTCCTCCTCCACTACAACACAGCCCCCTGGCCCCACACCAGACCCTGCTGCAGCCAAGCCATCAAGAGCCAGGAGAACTCCGTCAGCCACCCCACGGAAACCCCGGGCCCCAAGAACTACAACTCCCAAGGAGAGGAAGCCCAGAAGCAGGAAGGGTAAGGCAAACTCTCAGCCAGAGTTACCTGTGAAGCAGGAGCCACCTATGTCAGACGACAGCCCAGTGTTCCTGTCAGACCCAGGCCTGGACAGCTGCTACTCTATAGAGGACAGCCTCTCCCCAGAGCTCCCACACAACTACAACTTCGACATCAACGCTATCGGCATTGGCAGCCAGGCAGAGTTCTCCAGCCTGTACATGGGCAGCCAGTTTGTTCTGACTGACAAGAACCTGCCTCAGAAGTTCCTGAGTGACATCACCCAGGAGGCCGTCCCTGCACTGCAACGAAGCTTGTCTGGACCTCTGAGTCCTGACCTCTTTGACAAGCCAGAAAACGGCGAATCTGTCTCCAACCATCTATCTTCTCTGGATTCTGAGAGGTTACTGAGGAGCAGAGAGTGGGGAACGTCTCTAGGCAAACTCCACGGCCTCAGCCACTTCCAGGGCTTTCACTGTGAGAGGAAAGAACTGTTGTTCTCTGCCTTCGACCCCGTCTTACCGCTGCCTTTGAGCTCCGCGTCTTTCGCAGACAACGAAGGATCACCGACTGGAGACCTACTGGAGGGGAACGATGCTTTGGCGTCGACCACAGCCAGTAGTTCTCCACGCTCAGTAAGCTCTATATCCCAGGTGAAGACCAGCAGCCAGGTCCTCAGGGGGACAGGTGGGGGAGCCCACATCCTCAAGCCCCTCATGTCCCCTCCCAACCGGGACGAGATCCTCACCACCctcctggacctggagatgtcTGAGGCCACCTTTCAGGAACCCTTCTGCAGTAATCCCTCAGATGCCCCAGGGAAACCCAG GGAGGTTGGTGGGCGTAAATTGACGGTGGAGACCAGGTTGGCCAAGGAGCTGGCTGAGTTCAACGGGGACCTATCCCTGGAGGGGCTACAGTTCTGGAAGACAGCCTTCTCCGCAATGACCCGACCTGGCTCCTCTCACACCCTGGGAGCAGAGGCCACCAGAGACCAGGCCCAGCTCAGCTCCTCCTCAGCCGGGGACCAGAAGGTCATCCTGCTGCCTTGCAGGAGCGCCCCCAGCCGCGAACGCGTCCAGCTATGGCTGGAGGCCAGGAAACAGTATGAGCATCTGCAGAGGGGCAGGAGAGACATGGGAGCACTGGAGAGGGGAAGGTTAGAACAGATAAGAGAAGAGCAGCAAACAGACAGGACTGAACAGCCCACTCTGTTCCATTGTCCAGCATTGAAGGACGAGGAGGGGTTTGAGAAACCCTCTGATATCAGGACTCAGACGGAGAGGAGGGACAATCTCTCTCTACATATATCACCTGTTGAGGGGGTGGAAACTCAGGACAGCCCCAGAGTGAAGCCTGTATCAGACATTAACACCAGAGACcctgaggaggagggggagtacTACGGTAAATCCATCTCTCCAGACTCACCAGACCTGCCGCCCTGGCAGCAACCCAGCCCCTCAGGACTAGacggagtagagggggagaggagagggtcagaTCTAGGGTCACCCTTGTCTCCCAGGCTCTGCACctcaccagagaggagagaggagaagcacTTCCTCAGTCCCTCTCCCTTACATTCAATGAAGAGccagggggacagggagaggaccaGCCCCCACCTTCAGCTCCACAGCACCCCAATCCTCAGGAGACGCAGATGCAGGGGCGAGTCGGAACCTGTGTGTAGCACCCCTGTGACTGAAG AAGCGGAGTCCACATCTCAGAGACTGCAGCACAGGAGAGGGGAACACACAGACACCCTGAGGAGAGTGCTATTGACCACACAGATGAAG AACCAGTTTGCTGCTTTGAACGTTACAAAGAAAGACAACTCTCAGATCGAGGGCCCCAGTATCAGCAACTCATACGGCTTCAAAGTCAGCATGCAGAACCTCCAGGACGCTAAAGCCCTGCACGAG GTGCAGCACCTGACGTTGATGAGCATGGAGCTTCACGCGCGGACCCGGCGGGACTTGGAACCCGACCCCGAGTTTGACCCCATATGTGCCTTATTCTACTGCTTCAGCTCTGACACACCTCTACTGGACTCAGACAAGACCCAGCTGACTGGGGCCATCGTGGTGGACAAGGACTGCCAGGAGAGTGGCCAAG GTGTCAGAGGAACAGTACCCCTGCTGGTCAGATCCGGGGTCTCAGGACTGCAGGTCACCTACGCTGTGGATGAGAAGCAGCTGTTCCAGGAAGTTGTCACTATCATGAGGAG GTTTGACCCAGACATCCTGGTAGGCTATGAGGCCCAGATGCGTTCCTGGGGCTACATCCTCCAGCGGGCATCAGCACTCAGCGTGGACCTGTGCCAGCAGCTCTCCAGGGTGCCAG GTGACGCCAAGGAGAACCGTTTCGCTGCAGAGAGGGATGAGTACGGAGCAGACACCATGACAGAGATACACATCATCGGGCGCATCGTCATCAACCTGTGGAGAATCATGAAGACTGAG GTGACGTTGAACAACTACAGTTTTGAGAATGTGGCCTTCCACGTCCTACACCAGCGCTTCCCCCTGTACAGCCCCCGCACCCTGTCGGACTGGTTCGACCACAACACTGACCTGTACAG GTGGAAGATGGTGGACCATTATGTGAGCCGGGTGGGTGGCACCATGCAGCTGCTCCAGCAGCGTGACATCATCGGCAGGACCAGCGAGCTGGCCAGGGTGTTCGGGATCCAGTTCTACCACGTGCTCACAAGAGGATCCCAG tACCGTGTGGAGTCCATGATGCTGCGTGTGGCCAAGCCCATGAACTACATCCCCGTGACGCCCAGCATGCAGCAGAGAGCCCAGCAGAGGGCGGCGCAGTGCATCCCGCTGGTCATGGAGCCCGAGTCGCGCTTCTACAGCAACTCTGTGGTGGTTCTGGACTTCCAGTCGCTGTACCCCTCCATCGTCATCGCATACAACTACTGCTACTCTACCTGCCTGGGCCACGTGGAGAGCATGGGAAC GCCTGATGGGTTTAAGTTTGGCTGCACCTCCCTGAGGGTCCCCCTTGAGCTCCTGTACCAGCTCCGCAATGATATCACCATCTCTCCCAACGGCATCGCTTTTGTCAAG CCCACGGTGAGAAAGGGGGTCCTGCCCAGTATGTTGGAGGAGATCCTGAACACGCGGTTCATGGTGAAGCGCTCCATGAAGACTTACAAGCAGGACAAAGCCTTGATGAGGCTCCTGGACGCCAGGCAGCTGGGACTCAAGCTCATCGCCAACGTCACTTACGGCTACACCGGCGCTAACTACTCCGGACGCATGCCCAGCGTAGAG GTTGCCGATAGTATTGTCCACAAGGCCAGGGAGACCCTGGAGAGGGCCATCAAGCTGGTCAACGACACCAAGAAATGGGGAGCCCACGTTGTCTATGGTGACACAGACAG CATGTTTGTCCTGCTGAAGGGTGCGACTAAAGAGCAGGCCTTCAAGATCGGCAACGAGATCGCCGAGGCAGTGACTGCTACCAACCCTAAACCTGTCAAGCTGAAGTTTGAGAAG GTGTATCTCCCGTGCGTGCTCCAGACAAAGAAGCGCTACGTGGGCTACATGTACGAGAGCCTGGACCAGAAGGACCCCGTGTTCGACGCCAAGGGGATCGAAACAGTGCGCCGAGACGGATGCCCTGCTGTTTCCAAG ATTTTGGAGCGTTCCATCAAGCTGCTGTTTGAGACGCGGGATATCAGCCAGGTGAAACAGTTTGTGCAGCGTCAGTGTGTGAAGGTGCTGGAGGCCAAGGCCAGCATGCAGGACCTGACCTTCGCTAAGGAGTACAGGGGCAGCAGCTCCTACCGGCCGGGGGCCTGCGTCCCTGCTCTGGAGCTCACCAG GCGTATGATGGTTTATGACCGGCGCCTGGAGCCACGGGTGGGCGAGCGGGTGCCCTACGTGATTGTGTACGGGACGCCTGGCGTGCCTCTCATCCAGCTGGTGCGGCGGCCCCTGGAGGTGCTGCAGGACCCGGGTCTGCGCCTCAACGCCACCTACTACATCACCAAGCAGATCCTGCCCCCGCTGCAGCGCATCTTCCAGCTCATCGGCGTGGACGTGCTCAACTGGTACCAGGAACTCCCCAGG